In Pedosphaera parvula Ellin514, the following proteins share a genomic window:
- a CDS encoding HAMP domain-containing protein, protein MKKNHSPSMNEEPVQINGTGSKADGEGNGPNKPLHGSKAKGVKARLAKSRMARLNLRAQAAVQPAQKDDLDTKSVLAALNALKKGDFTARLPVEWTGLAGKVADTFNDLAEIMDRSTHDLSRISHVVGKEGKISERLTFTDVSGAWKERVDSVNTLISCLVHPISETARVIGAVAKGDLSQNMATETEGRKLEGEFLRTAKTVNTMVNQLGAFASEVTRVAREVGTEGKLGGQARVKGVAGTWKDLTDNVNLMASNLTSQVRNIATVTTAVANGDLTKKITVDVKGEFLELKDTINTMVDQLRSFASEVTRVAREVGTEGELGGQAKVEGVSGTWKDLTDSVNFMAGNLTAQVRNIAAVTTAVANGDLSKKITVSVKGEILELKNTINTMVDQLSSFASEVTRVAREVGTEGKLGGQAQVKGVAGTWKDLTDNVNFMAGNLTGQVRNIADVTKAVANGDLSKKITVDVKGEILELKNTINTMVDQLSSFAAEVTRVAREVGTEGKLGGQAQVRGVAGTWKDLTDSVNSMASNLTGQVRNIADVTTAVANGDLSKKITVDVKGEILQLKDTINTMVDQLRSFAAEVTRVAREVGTEGKLGGQADVKGVAGTWKDLTDSVNSMAGNLTSQVRNIADVTTAVANGDLSKKITVSVKGEILELKNTINTMVDQLSSFAAEVTRVAREVGTEGKLGGQADVKGVAGTWKDLTDSVNSMAGNLTGQVRNIADVTTAVANGDLSKKITVDVKGEILQLKDTINTMVDQLRSFASEVTRVAREVGTEGKLGGQADVKGVAGTWKDLTDSVNSMASNLTGQVRNIAEVTTAVANGDLSKKITVDVKGEILQLKDTINTMVDQLRSFAAEVTRVAREVGTEGKLGGQADVKGVAGTWKDLTDSVNSMAGNLTSQVRNIAAVTTAVANGDLTKKITVDVKGEILELKVTVNTMVDQLSSFASEVTRVAREVGTEGKLGGQADVKGVSGTWKDLTDNVNSMAGNLTGQVRNIAAVTTAVANGDLSKKITVDVKGEILELKNTINTMVDQLSSFAAEVTRVAREVGTEGKLGGQADVKGVAGTWKDLTDSVNSMASNLTGQVRNIAAVTTAVANGDLSKKITVDVKGEILELKDTINTMVDQLRSFASEVTRVAREVGTEGKLGGQADVRGLAGTWKDLTDNVNFMAGNLTSQVRNIAAVTTAVANGDLTKKITVDVKGEILELKNTVNTMVDQLSSFASEVTRVAREVGTEGKLGGQAEVKGVSGTWKDLTDNVNFMAGNLTNQVRGIAKVVTAVANGDLKRKLLVEAKGEIAELADTINGMIETLAIFADQVTTVAREVGVEGKLGGQANVPGAAGTWKDLTDNVNQLAANLTTQVRAIADVATAVTKGDLTRSIQVEARGEVAALKDNINEMIRNLKDTTIKNNEQDWLKTNLAKFTRMLQGQKDMLTVGKLILSELAPVVSAQHGVFYIMETPKEETVMRGDDNDPYLRLLASYAFRSRKNVSNKFSLGEGLVGQAAVEKERILITNAPSDYVQITSGLGSAPPTNIIVLPVLFEGQVKAVMELSSFDQFSPTHQAFLDQLVESIGIVLNTIEANTRTEDLLKQSQSLAKELQSRQEELQKTNQELQEKAMLLAEQNAEVERKNTEVEQARQALEEKAKQLALTSKYKSEFLANMSHELRTPLNSLLILADQLAHNVEGNLTPKQIEFSKTIHASGNDLLSLINDILDLSKIESGTVTLDIIEMRFIELQDYVRRTFNHVAESKSLEFDVELDSELPRHMLTDSQRLEQVIRNLLSNAFKFTERGGVTLSIALVTEGWSPDRETLNQARSVIAFSVSDTGIGIPPEKQQIIFEAFQQADGSTSRKYGGTGLGLAISREIARLLGGEIRLASAIGQGSTFTLYLPQTHTPARSTRRDTSHRGMIPAKVVDAEIVDKALVEASDQVEQMMINDDRGAIATGDKVVLIVEDDPGYARVLLETAHAKGFKGIITPRGAAALQLARDLKPDAITLDVHLPDFDGWRVLDRLKLDLATRHIPVQIISVEKDEQPNITQSALGFTTKSQTSTAEKALINAEFRGSPNEELVGG, encoded by the coding sequence GGCCCGTGTGATCGGTGCTGTGGCCAAGGGCGACCTTTCCCAGAACATGGCGACGGAAACCGAAGGCCGCAAGCTCGAGGGCGAATTTCTTCGTACTGCCAAAACGGTCAATACGATGGTGAATCAGCTCGGCGCGTTTGCATCCGAAGTGACGCGTGTGGCGCGCGAAGTGGGAACTGAGGGAAAACTCGGTGGTCAAGCCCGCGTCAAAGGTGTCGCCGGTACTTGGAAGGATCTCACCGATAACGTGAATTTGATGGCCTCCAACCTCACGAGCCAGGTGCGTAACATCGCCACAGTGACGACCGCGGTGGCCAATGGCGACTTGACCAAGAAGATCACGGTGGACGTCAAAGGTGAATTTTTGGAACTGAAAGATACCATCAATACGATGGTGGACCAGCTCCGTTCGTTTGCATCTGAAGTGACGCGTGTGGCGCGCGAAGTGGGAACGGAAGGAGAATTGGGCGGCCAGGCAAAAGTGGAAGGTGTCTCGGGAACGTGGAAGGATTTGACCGACTCGGTGAACTTCATGGCCGGTAACCTGACGGCACAGGTGCGTAACATCGCCGCCGTGACGACGGCCGTTGCCAATGGCGACTTGTCCAAGAAAATTACCGTGTCCGTCAAAGGCGAAATTTTGGAATTGAAAAACACCATCAATACGATGGTGGACCAGCTCTCCTCCTTCGCTTCGGAAGTGACGCGTGTGGCGCGCGAAGTGGGAACGGAAGGGAAGCTCGGCGGCCAGGCGCAGGTCAAAGGCGTGGCTGGAACGTGGAAGGATTTGACCGACAACGTGAACTTCATGGCCGGTAACCTGACCGGTCAGGTGCGTAACATCGCGGACGTGACGAAAGCCGTGGCGAATGGTGACTTGTCCAAAAAGATCACGGTCGATGTCAAAGGTGAAATTTTGGAATTGAAAAACACCATTAACACGATGGTGGATCAACTCTCATCTTTCGCAGCGGAAGTGACCCGTGTGGCGCGCGAAGTGGGAACGGAAGGGAAGCTGGGCGGTCAGGCGCAAGTGCGTGGTGTCGCTGGCACGTGGAAGGATTTGACCGACTCGGTGAACTCCATGGCCTCCAACCTCACCGGCCAGGTGCGTAACATCGCTGACGTGACGACTGCTGTCGCCAATGGTGACTTATCCAAGAAGATCACAGTCGATGTCAAAGGGGAAATTCTGCAGCTCAAGGACACGATCAATACGATGGTGGACCAGCTCCGCTCCTTCGCGGCTGAAGTGACCCGTGTGGCGCGCGAAGTGGGAACGGAAGGGAAGCTCGGTGGCCAGGCCGATGTGAAAGGTGTGGCTGGAACGTGGAAGGATTTGACCGACTCGGTGAACTCCATGGCCGGTAACCTGACCTCGCAAGTACGTAACATCGCTGACGTGACCACGGCTGTCGCCAATGGTGACTTGTCGAAAAAGATTACCGTGTCCGTCAAAGGCGAAATTTTGGAATTGAAAAACACCATTAACACGATGGTGGATCAGCTCTCCTCCTTCGCAGCGGAAGTAACCCGTGTGGCCCGCGAAGTGGGAACGGAAGGAAAACTGGGCGGACAGGCAGATGTGAAAGGTGTGGCTGGAACATGGAAGGATTTGACCGACTCGGTGAATTCCATGGCCGGCAACCTGACCGGTCAGGTGCGTAATATCGCTGACGTGACGACTGCAGTCGCCAATGGTGACTTGTCCAAGAAGATTACGGTGGACGTCAAAGGGGAAATTCTGCAGCTCAAAGACACCATTAATACGATGGTGGACCAGCTCCGTTCGTTTGCTTCCGAAGTGACCCGTGTGGCGCGCGAAGTGGGAACGGAAGGAAAGCTCGGTGGCCAGGCGGATGTGAAAGGTGTGGCTGGCACGTGGAAGGATTTGACCGACTCGGTGAACTCCATGGCCTCCAACCTCACCGGCCAGGTGCGTAACATCGCTGAAGTGACTACCGCGGTGGCGAACGGTGACTTGTCCAAGAAGATCACAGTGGACGTCAAAGGCGAAATTCTCCAGCTCAAGGACACGATCAATACGATGGTGGATCAGCTCCGTTCCTTCGCGGCCGAAGTGACCCGTGTGGCCCGCGAAGTGGGAACGGAAGGAAAGCTCGGTGGCCAGGCGGATGTGAAAGGTGTGGCTGGGACGTGGAAAGATTTGACCGACTCGGTGAACTCCATGGCCGGTAACCTGACTTCACAAGTGCGCAACATCGCAGCGGTCACGACGGCGGTGGCCAATGGTGACCTGACCAAGAAGATCACAGTCGACGTCAAAGGGGAAATTCTGGAATTGAAGGTTACCGTCAATACGATGGTGGACCAGCTCTCCTCCTTCGCTTCGGAAGTGACGCGTGTGGCGCGCGAAGTGGGAACGGAAGGGAAGCTCGGTGGCCAGGCCGACGTGAAAGGTGTTTCCGGCACCTGGAAGGACTTGACCGACAACGTAAATTCCATGGCCGGTAACCTGACCGGTCAGGTACGTAACATCGCGGCGGTGACGACGGCGGTGGCCAATGGTGACTTGTCCAAGAAGATCACGGTCGATGTTAAAGGTGAAATTTTGGAACTCAAAAACACCATCAATACGATGGTGGACCAGCTCTCTTCCTTCGCTGCAGAAGTGACCCGTGTGGCCCGCGAAGTAGGAACCGAAGGAAAACTGGGTGGTCAGGCCGACGTGAAAGGTGTGGCTGGCACGTGGAAGGATTTGACCGACTCGGTGAACTCCATGGCTTCCAACCTTACTGGGCAGGTACGTAACATCGCGGCGGTGACGACGGCGGTGGCCAATGGCGACTTGTCCAAGAAGATCACAGTGGATGTCAAAGGCGAAATTCTCGAATTGAAAGACACCATCAATACGATGGTGGACCAGTTGCGCTCGTTCGCTTCGGAAGTGACCCGTGTGGCGCGCGAAGTGGGAACGGAAGGCAAGCTCGGTGGCCAGGCTGACGTGCGCGGTTTGGCTGGCACGTGGAAAGATCTTACCGACAACGTGAACTTCATGGCCGGTAACCTGACCTCGCAGGTGCGTAATATCGCGGCGGTGACGACGGCGGTGGCCAATGGTGACCTGACCAAGAAGATCACGGTCGACGTCAAAGGTGAAATTCTCGAATTGAAAAACACCGTCAATACGATGGTGGACCAGCTCTCCTCCTTCGCTTCGGAAGTGACCCGTGTGGCGCGCGAAGTGGGAACGGAAGGCAAGCTGGGTGGTCAGGCCGAAGTGAAAGGTGTTTCCGGCACCTGGAAGGATTTGACCGATAACGTGAACTTCATGGCCGGTAACCTGACGAACCAGGTGCGCGGTATTGCGAAGGTTGTGACGGCCGTCGCCAATGGTGACTTGAAACGGAAGTTGCTGGTCGAAGCCAAAGGCGAAATCGCCGAGCTGGCTGATACGATCAATGGGATGATTGAAACGCTGGCCATTTTCGCCGATCAGGTGACGACGGTGGCTCGTGAAGTAGGTGTCGAAGGAAAACTGGGCGGACAGGCGAATGTGCCTGGTGCCGCCGGTACCTGGAAAGATTTGACCGACAACGTTAATCAGCTCGCTGCAAACCTTACGACGCAGGTGCGCGCCATCGCTGACGTGGCAACAGCTGTGACGAAAGGTGATTTGACCCGGTCCATTCAGGTGGAAGCGCGAGGCGAAGTGGCCGCGCTCAAGGACAACATCAATGAGATGATTCGCAACCTGAAGGACACCACGATCAAGAACAACGAACAGGACTGGCTCAAAACCAACCTGGCGAAGTTCACTCGAATGCTCCAGGGCCAGAAGGACATGTTGACTGTCGGCAAGCTGATTCTGTCCGAACTGGCGCCGGTGGTGTCCGCACAACATGGTGTGTTCTATATCATGGAAACGCCAAAGGAAGAGACCGTGATGCGCGGCGATGATAACGATCCTTACCTGCGCCTGCTGGCCAGCTATGCCTTCCGCAGCCGTAAAAATGTCAGCAACAAATTCTCCCTGGGTGAAGGTTTGGTGGGGCAGGCAGCAGTGGAAAAGGAACGCATCCTGATTACCAATGCTCCTTCGGACTACGTGCAAATCACGTCCGGTCTCGGCTCGGCGCCACCAACGAACATTATCGTGCTGCCGGTGCTCTTCGAAGGCCAGGTGAAGGCGGTCATGGAACTATCGTCCTTCGACCAGTTTAGTCCGACGCATCAAGCGTTCCTGGATCAGCTTGTGGAATCCATCGGAATCGTGTTGAATACGATTGAAGCCAACACGCGAACGGAAGACTTGCTCAAGCAATCCCAATCGCTGGCGAAGGAATTGCAGAGCCGGCAGGAAGAGTTGCAAAAGACCAACCAGGAACTGCAGGAAAAGGCCATGTTGCTGGCCGAGCAGAACGCGGAAGTGGAACGCAAGAACACGGAAGTGGAACAAGCCCGTCAGGCGTTGGAAGAAAAAGCCAAGCAGCTCGCGCTTACTTCCAAATACAAGTCCGAGTTCCTCGCGAACATGTCGCATGAACTGCGCACTCCGCTCAACAGCCTGCTCATCCTTGCCGATCAGCTCGCGCATAACGTGGAAGGAAACCTCACGCCGAAACAGATCGAGTTTTCCAAGACTATTCATGCTTCTGGAAACGATCTGTTGAGCCTGATCAACGACATTCTCGATCTTTCCAAGATCGAATCCGGCACGGTCACTCTCGATATCATCGAGATGCGCTTCATCGAACTGCAGGATTATGTGCGCCGCACATTCAACCACGTGGCCGAATCCAAGAGCCTGGAATTCGACGTGGAGCTGGACTCGGAATTGCCACGCCACATGCTCACCGACTCGCAACGGTTGGAGCAGGTTATTCGAAACCTGCTCTCGAATGCATTCAAGTTTACCGAGCGAGGCGGCGTCACGCTCAGTATCGCATTGGTCACGGAAGGTTGGAGTCCGGATCGCGAGACGCTCAATCAGGCGCGTTCCGTCATTGCATTTTCCGTCAGCGATACCGGCATTGGTATTCCGCCGGAGAAGCAGCAAATCATCTTTGAAGCGTTCCAGCAAGCGGACGGCAGCACCAGCCGCAAATACGGCGGCACAGGCCTGGGTCTCGCCATCAGCCGCGAAATTGCCCGGCTGCTGGGCGGCGAAATCCGGCTCGCGAGCGCCATTGGCCAGGGCAGTACGTTTACGCTTTATTTGCCACAAACGCATACGCCAGCGCGCTCCACCCGGCGTGATACATCACACCGTGGCATGATTCCGGCGAAAGTCGTGGATGCCGAGATTGTGGACAAGGCTCTGGTAGAAGCGTCGGATCAAGTTGAGCAAATGATGATCAACGATGATCGTGGCGCCATTGCCACCGGTGACAAGGTTGTCTTGATTGTGGAAGACGATCCTGGCTACGCGAGAGTCTTGCTGGAAACAGCCCATGCAAAAGGTTTTAAAGGCATCATTACGCCTCGGGGCGCGGCTGCGCTCCAATTGGCGCGGGATCTCAAGCCGGATGCCATTACCCTGGATGTACATTTGCCAGACTTCGATGGCTGGCGAGTGCTGGATCGTTTAAAACTGGATCTGGCAACGCGCCACATTCCGGTGCAAATCATCAGTGTTGAAAAGGACGAGCAGCCAAATATCACGCAGAGTGCGCTGGGATTTACGACCAAATCGCAAACATCGACGGCTGAAAAAGCTTTGATAAATGCGGAGTTTCGTGGATCGCCCAATGAAGAACTTGTTGGTGGTTGA
- a CDS encoding response regulator: protein MKNLLVVEDDAVQQMSIRELIGNGDVNTTMVASGREALDALASQKFDCMVLDLGLPDMTGVELLEEIKKSADSRTIPVIIYTARDLLAGESDKLKGLAESIVIKDASSPGRLLDETTLLLHRNAARLPERQRRMLESYHQGVLENKKVLLVDDDIRNIFAMTSVLERFKMSVVSAENGKDAIEILVNSRDIDIVLMDIMLPMMDGYATTKAIREIAGFENLPIIAVTAKAMKGDREKCIAAGASDYLSKPVDTEQLRAILRLWLHR, encoded by the coding sequence ATGAAGAACTTGTTGGTGGTTGAGGATGACGCAGTCCAGCAGATGAGCATCAGGGAATTGATCGGCAATGGAGACGTCAACACCACCATGGTTGCCAGCGGCAGAGAAGCACTTGATGCGCTGGCATCACAAAAGTTTGACTGCATGGTGCTTGATTTGGGCCTGCCGGATATGACCGGTGTTGAATTGCTGGAAGAAATCAAAAAGTCAGCTGATTCCCGAACCATACCCGTCATAATCTATACCGCCAGGGACCTGCTGGCAGGTGAGTCTGACAAGCTGAAAGGACTCGCGGAAAGCATCGTCATCAAGGACGCGAGCTCGCCGGGAAGATTGCTGGACGAAACCACATTGCTGCTCCATCGCAATGCAGCCAGACTGCCCGAGCGCCAACGCAGGATGTTGGAGTCATACCATCAAGGGGTCTTGGAAAACAAAAAGGTTCTGTTGGTTGATGATGATATTCGCAACATTTTCGCGATGACCAGTGTGCTCGAGCGGTTCAAGATGAGCGTGGTATCAGCGGAAAACGGCAAGGACGCCATTGAAATTCTCGTCAATTCACGAGACATTGATATCGTCCTGATGGACATCATGCTTCCAATGATGGACGGCTATGCCACGACGAAGGCCATCCGCGAGATCGCAGGATTCGAGAATCTGCCCATCATCGCTGTCACGGCGAAAGCGATGAAAGGTGACCGTGAGAAGTGTATTGCGGCAGGCGCCTCAGATTACCTTTCAAAACCGGTGGACACAGAGCAATTACGGGCTATCCTACGGTTGTGGCTCCATCGTTAG
- a CDS encoding ATP-binding protein, which translates to MKKANILIVDDRADKMLALEAVLEHLGENLVKARSGKEALKCLLQQEFAVILMDVSMPDMDGFETAALIRKRQQTEDTPIIFVTSISDTENQIARGYSLGAVDYILTPIVPSVLQAKVSVFVQLFKKTEQIKIQAEQLRKIEEAEHQRKLAETADRLERETKRNRFFTLAVDMLAIADFNGYILQLNPSWEKILGYSESELKAKSGIELIHPEDHLQMIAQMESLRAGKTCSFEGRYRRKDNSYCWLAWTAAPFASEKLIYIFARDITARKEAEEKIQKLNEELQGRVSALTEINKELEAFNYSISHDMRAPLRSMQGFARALLEDSENKLTPASQDFAQRIVNSGRYMDNLLQDLLEYSRLSLMELKLCNVDMESILNEVLVHVENEIQSKKAEIIIKRPLLPVLSHSTTLKQILSNLVSNALKFVEPGKTPRIEIWSEQIPSGVRIHIQDNGIGISPDYHEKVFGLFQRLHSSHTYPGTGIGLAIVRKGMERMGGRVGVESSPGNGSRFWLDHQDPA; encoded by the coding sequence TTGAAAAAAGCCAACATTCTTATTGTTGATGATCGCGCCGATAAAATGCTGGCATTGGAGGCGGTGCTGGAGCATCTGGGCGAGAACCTGGTCAAAGCCAGGTCTGGAAAAGAGGCTTTGAAGTGCCTTTTGCAGCAGGAATTCGCCGTCATCCTGATGGACGTTTCCATGCCTGACATGGACGGCTTTGAAACGGCTGCCCTGATCCGCAAACGCCAGCAGACGGAGGACACTCCAATTATCTTCGTTACCTCCATCAGCGATACCGAGAATCAAATCGCCAGGGGATACTCCCTTGGAGCGGTGGATTACATTCTTACTCCCATCGTTCCCAGTGTTCTGCAGGCGAAGGTTTCCGTTTTTGTTCAGTTGTTCAAAAAGACTGAGCAAATCAAAATTCAAGCCGAGCAACTGCGGAAAATCGAGGAAGCAGAACATCAGCGCAAACTGGCGGAGACGGCGGACCGGTTGGAAAGGGAAACCAAGCGGAATCGCTTTTTCACCCTTGCGGTAGACATGCTGGCAATCGCTGATTTCAACGGTTACATCCTGCAGTTGAATCCTTCATGGGAGAAAATCCTGGGTTACAGCGAATCGGAACTCAAAGCGAAATCCGGAATTGAGCTTATCCATCCTGAGGATCATCTTCAAATGATCGCGCAAATGGAGAGTCTGAGGGCGGGCAAGACCTGTTCTTTCGAGGGACGCTACCGTCGCAAGGACAACTCCTACTGCTGGCTGGCATGGACTGCGGCTCCGTTCGCTTCGGAAAAGTTGATCTATATTTTTGCCCGGGACATTACTGCGCGTAAAGAGGCTGAAGAAAAGATTCAGAAACTGAACGAAGAATTACAGGGACGGGTGTCGGCGCTTACCGAAATCAACAAGGAGTTGGAGGCGTTTAATTATTCCATCTCGCACGATATGCGCGCTCCATTGCGCTCGATGCAAGGCTTCGCGCGTGCATTGTTGGAAGACTCAGAGAACAAGCTCACCCCGGCCAGCCAGGATTTTGCACAACGGATTGTTAATTCCGGCCGCTACATGGATAACCTGTTGCAGGACCTCCTGGAATATAGCCGTTTAAGCCTGATGGAGTTGAAGCTTTGTAATGTCGATATGGAATCCATCCTCAATGAGGTGTTGGTTCATGTGGAGAATGAGATACAAAGCAAAAAAGCCGAAATTATTATCAAGCGGCCCTTGTTGCCCGTTTTAAGCCATTCAACCACCTTAAAGCAGATTCTGAGCAACTTGGTGAGCAACGCCTTGAAGTTCGTTGAGCCGGGAAAAACGCCCCGGATCGAGATCTGGTCAGAGCAAATTCCAAGTGGAGTTCGCATTCACATTCAGGACAATGGCATTGGTATTTCTCCTGATTATCATGAAAAAGTATTTGGGTTGTTCCAGCGTTTACACTCTTCGCACACTTATCCGGGAACAGGCATAGGCCTGGCGATTGTCCGCAAGGGCATGGAAAGAATGGGCGGCAGGGTGGGGGTGGAATCTTCTCCCGGAAATGGCAGCAGATTCTGGTTGGATCATCAGGATCCTGCATGA
- a CDS encoding response regulator has translation MSRSTVILHVEDDTNDVTLVNLMHRKGKFESELKVVGDGEEAISYLGGMDSFADREKYPFPNLVLLDLKLPKKSGLEVLQWIRSNAATRRLPVIMLTSSNQQDDIRSAYDLGANSYLVKPGELSSLGTLLKVIHEYWLGMNQPAVMESIPVTSS, from the coding sequence ATGAGCCGCTCCACTGTTATTCTCCACGTGGAAGACGATACCAACGATGTGACGTTGGTGAATCTCATGCACCGGAAGGGAAAATTTGAATCCGAACTGAAAGTTGTCGGAGATGGTGAGGAGGCAATTTCCTACCTGGGCGGCATGGATTCCTTCGCAGATCGTGAAAAATATCCGTTTCCCAACCTGGTGTTGCTCGACTTGAAACTTCCCAAGAAGTCCGGGCTGGAAGTATTGCAATGGATACGAAGCAATGCGGCCACCCGGCGGTTGCCCGTAATCATGCTTACTTCCTCCAATCAACAAGATGACATCCGATCGGCATACGATCTGGGAGCGAATTCCTACCTGGTGAAGCCGGGCGAATTAAGCAGCTTGGGGACGCTGTTGAAGGTAATTCATGAGTACTGGCTGGGCATGAACCAACCCGCCGTGATGGAAAGCATCCCTGTAACATCAAGCTGA
- a CDS encoding DNRLRE domain-containing protein, with amino-acid sequence MIARLAYALMAAFLFSQTLAFGDSITLIPSADTSIMEVTPTNNAGARAWINAGSNMHGQRNRGLIKFDIAASLPANSRITSASLTLAVTGIPSDGYAIAYFDLHRLLRPWGEGDKNSALSPGQGLAATTNEATWLSPLSFTTNYWTVPGAAATNDYAAVTTASQIVYDTIQSPYYFPDPADDDGPMIADLQSWLDNPAANFGWILICESEEMPSTARRFASREDPDSSPQLTITYDPPPQLTQISHSGNQCKIEFTAQAGHTYSMEFRNSLTGNNEWNTLTNLPAQTLTTNILVTDPIVDSQRFYRLRTP; translated from the coding sequence ATGATTGCCCGACTTGCATATGCTTTGATGGCCGCATTTTTATTTTCCCAAACCCTGGCCTTCGGCGATTCCATCACGCTCATCCCCAGCGCTGACACCTCCATCATGGAAGTCACCCCCACCAACAATGCAGGAGCACGCGCCTGGATCAATGCCGGCAGCAACATGCACGGGCAACGAAACCGGGGTTTGATCAAGTTTGACATCGCTGCGAGTCTCCCAGCGAACTCGCGCATCACTTCCGCCTCATTGACACTGGCGGTAACAGGTATTCCTTCAGATGGCTATGCGATTGCCTACTTTGATTTGCACCGGTTGTTACGTCCTTGGGGCGAAGGAGACAAGAATTCGGCTTTGAGTCCCGGTCAGGGATTGGCAGCCACCACCAACGAAGCGACGTGGCTGAGCCCACTCTCGTTCACCACCAATTACTGGACGGTTCCCGGAGCAGCCGCGACGAACGACTATGCAGCCGTCACCACCGCCTCCCAGATTGTCTATGATACAATCCAGTCCCCCTACTACTTCCCGGACCCCGCAGACGATGATGGCCCGATGATCGCTGATCTGCAATCATGGTTGGACAATCCGGCCGCCAACTTTGGGTGGATTTTGATCTGTGAATCCGAAGAAATGCCTTCCACCGCACGCCGTTTTGCTTCTCGTGAGGATCCCGACTCTTCACCACAGCTAACCATCACTTACGATCCGCCTCCGCAACTAACTCAGATTAGTCACTCTGGTAATCAATGCAAAATTGAATTTACCGCCCAGGCTGGTCACACCTACTCGATGGAATTCCGGAATTCACTCACTGGAAATAACGAGTGGAATACTTTGACCAACCTCCCAGCACAAACGTTGACCACCAACATTTTGGTGACCGACCCGATTGTGGATTCCCAGCGCTTTTACAGGCTAAGGACGCCTTGA